Proteins encoded in a region of the Ornithodoros turicata isolate Travis chromosome 3, ASM3712646v1, whole genome shotgun sequence genome:
- the LOC135389758 gene encoding acetylcholinesterase-like has translation MTRKSILYFIFCVATAVATDITVYTTGGWIRGAVERIRGIPIGRFLGIPYAKPPLGSLRYRPPEPASPWQGVLETKEFRAACAQANGSFPPDTPGLVDKRIVSEDCLFLNIWAPQTCTKRKSIVIWIHGGGFRIGTPSTELYDGKLLAAVGDIVVASVAYRLGSLGFLYTGEDSSPGNYGLLDQELAIRWIWDNAEVFGGDRTSITLYGESVGSAAVGLHLLATRNAGIVSRAIMASLSPYGIIPPQNEIGRELATTLAKAVGCEVDGNDWIRVVSCLRSVSIEAILRAEDTQYPRDYVTFTPSYGHGYLPLSFQETLRDPNLVPIDALLIGVTAHEASVFLYAKDPERFNMNYEPEGLTYSEALALLACPFYPRLPKALQNATTGIFKANVHQGEGILQSLINAVGDLMVTCPTEFFAEAYARVNYPVYFYVFDHRSVKSRFPPWMGATHFTELQYTFGMPFRFPERYTDLDREQSMLMMKLFTDFINTGRPTLPDGSEWPTYTKEDPYHVRLHAGNTSIGSAFHENGCRLIRAADILLGLIKP, from the exons ATGACTCGCAAATCTATTCTGTACTTCATTTTTTGTGTGGCCACAGCGGTTGCAACAGACATCACAGTATACACAACCGGTGGTTGGATTCGTGGTGCCGTTGAACGGATACGAGGTATACCCATCGGCCGCTTCCTCGGCATTCCGTACGCAAAACCTCCGTTAGGTTCACTTCGGTATCGACCACCGGAACCAGCTTCACCATGGCAAGGAGTTCTAGAAACTAAAGAGTTTCGTGCTGCATGCGCTCAAGCCAACGGATCCTTTCCGCCGGACACTCCCGGGCTTGTAGACAAGAGAATCGTGAGTGAAGATTGCTTGTTTCTGAACATTTGGGCCCCACAGACGTGCACCAAGAGGAAATCAATTGTGATATGGATCCACGGCGGTGGCTTCCGAATTGGTACGCCATCGACGGAGCTGTACGACGGAAAGTTGTTGGCAGCTGTCGGAGACATTGTAGTAGCAAGCGTAGCATATCGTCTAGGAAGTTTGGGCTTTCTCTACACTGGAGAGGACAGTTCGCCCGGAAATTACGGTCTGTTGGATCAGGAGCTAGCTATTCGCTGGATATGGGACAATGCAGAAGTTTTTGGAGGCGACAGGACTTCAATAACACTATACGGCGAAAGCGTAGGCTCCGCCGCCGTAGGTCTTCATCTTCTGGCGACACGAAATGCGGGGATTGTAAGTCGTGCCATTATGGCGAGCTTGAGTCCTTACGGGATAATACCACCACAGAACGAAATTGGGCGCGAGTTGGCCACCACGCTGGCGAAAGCCGTCGGATGTGAGGTAGACGGGAACGATTGGATCAGGGTCGTGTCATGTCTACGGTCAGTTTCAATTGAAGCCATTTTACGAGCAGAAGACACACAATACCCTCGAGATTACGTTACTTTCACGCCGTCGTACGGCCACGGCTACCTACCACTGTCATTTCAGGAAACACTACGGGACCCCAATCTTGTACCTATTGATGCCTTATTAATCGGCGTAACTGCACATGAAGCAAGCGTATTCCTGTACGCCAAAGACCCGGAACGTTTCAACATGAACTATGAACCTGAAGGATTGACCTACTCGGAGGCTCTTGCGTTGCTTGCCTGCCCCTTCTATCCTCGCTTGCCAAAAGCTTTGCAAAATGCCACCACCGGCATTTTTAAGGCTAACGTCCACCAGGGAGAAGGAATCCTTCAGTCGCTGATAAACGCCGTTGGTGACCTCATGGTTACGTGTCCAACAGAGTTTTTTGCGGAAGCATACGCAAGAGTAAACTACCCGGTCTACTTCTATGTGTTCGACCATCGGTCAGTGAAAAGTCGCTTTCCTCCGTGGATGGGCGCAACGCACTTTACCGAGCTCCAGTACACCTTCGGTATGCCGTTTCGGTTTCCAGAGCGCTACACAGATCTGGATCGGGAGCAGAGCATGCTAATGATGAAACTTTTCACAGACTTCATCAACACAGG AAGGCCGACCTTACCAGATGGCTCCGAATGGCCCACTTACACGAAGGAAGACCCTTATCATGTAAGACTCCATGCTGGCAACACCAGCATCGGTAGCGCGTTCCATGAAAATGGGTGTCGACTTATCCGCGCAGCTGACATTTTACTAGGCCTCATAAAACCATGA
- the LOC135387504 gene encoding acetylcholinesterase-like isoform X1, which translates to MTRKAILYCIFCVAIAVATDITLCTTSGRISGAVEPTWGIPIARFLGIPYAKPPLGSLRYRPPEPATPWQGILETKEFRAACAQANGSYPPDIPWLVDKRIVSEDCLFLNIWVPQTRTKTKSILIWIHGGGFRTGTPSTELYNGKLLAAVGDIMVVSVAYRLGSLGFLHTGEDSSPGNYGLLDQELAIHWIRNNAEVFGGDRSSITLYGESAGSAAVGLHLLATRNAGIVRRAIMASWSPYGLIPPQNEIGRQLATTLANAVGCELDGDDWIKVVSCLRSVSIEAILRAEDVQYPHDTFTFTPSYGDSYLPLSFLETLRDPKLIPIDALLIGVNAQEGSTLLYNKDPERFNMNNEPEGLTYSEALALLACPYYPCLPKALQNATTGNFKANVQHGEGILQSLINAVGDLITCPTEFFAEAYAKLNCPVYFYVFDHRSVKSRLPPWMGTAHFTELQYTFGMPFRFPERYTDLDREQSMLMMNLFTHFINTGRPILPDGSEWPTYTKEDPYHVRLHAGNTSIGSAFHENGCRLIRAADILLGLIKP; encoded by the exons ATGACTCGCAAAGCTATTCTGTACTGCATTTTTTGTGTGGCCATAGCGGTTGCAACAGACATCACTCTATGCACAACCAGTGGTCGGATTTCTGGAGCCGTTGAACCGACATGGGGCATACCGATCGCCCGCTTCCTCGGCATTCCGTACGCCAAACCTCCCTTAGGTTCACTTCGGTATCGACCGCCTGAACCAGCTACACCGTGGCAAGGAATTCTAGAAACGAAAGAATTTCGTGCTGCTTGCGCTCAAGCCAACGGATCCTATCCGCCTGACATTCCCTGGCTTGTTGACAAGAGAATTGTGAGTGAAGATTGCTTGTTTCTCAACATCTGGGTCCCACAGACGCGCACCAAGACGAAATCAATTTTGATATGGATCCACGGCGGTGGCTTCCGTACTGGTACGCCATCGACGGAGCTGTACAACGGAAAGCTGTTGGCAGCTGTGGGAGACATTATGGTAGTAAGCGTGGCGTATCGTCTTGGCAGTTTGGGTTTTCTCCACACTGGGGAGGACAGTTCACCCGGAAATTACGGCCTGTTAGACCAGGAGCTAGCTATTCACTGGATACGGAACAATGCAGAAGTATTTGGAGGTGACAGGTCTTCAATAACCTTATACGGCGAAAGCGCGGGCTCTGCCGCCGTAGGTCTTCATCTTCTGGCGACACGAAATGCAGGAATTGTACGTCGTGCCATTATGGCGAGCTGGAGTCCTTACGGGCTAATACCACCACAGAACGAAATTGGACGCCAGTTGGCCACAACGCTGGCGAACGCCGTCGGATGCGAGCTGGACGGGGACGACTGGATCAAGGTCGTGTCATGCCTACGGTCAGTTTCAATTGAAGCCATTTTACGAGCAGAAGACGTGCAGTACCCTCACGATACCTTTACTTTCACGCCCTCGTACGGCGACAGCTACTTACCACTGTCATTTCTGGAAACACTTCGGGACCCGAAGCTCATCCCTATTGATGCCTTGCTGATCGGCGTAAATGCACAGGAAGGAAGCACACTCCTCTACAACAAAGACCCGGAACGTTTCAACATGAACAATGAACCTGAAGGATTGACCTACTCTGAGGCTCTCGCGTTGCTTGCTTGCCCCTACTATCCTTGCTTGCCAAAAGCTTTGCAAAATGCCACGACCGGCAATTTTAAGGCTAACGTCCAGCACGGAGAAGGAATCCTTCAGTCGCTGATAAACGCTGTTGGCGACCTAATTACGTGCCCAACAGAGTTTTTTGCGGAAGCATACGCAAAACTAAACTGCCCAGTCTACTTCTATGTGTTCGACCACCGGTCAGTGAAAAGTCGCTTGCCTCCGTGGATGGGCACAGCGCACTTCACCGAGCTCCAGTACACCTTCGGTATGCCGTTTCGGTTTCCAGAGCGCTACACAGATCTCGATCGGGAGCAGAGTATGCTAATGATGAATCTTTTCACGCACTTCATCAACACAGG AAGGCCGATCTTACCAGATGGCTCCGAATGGCCCACTTACACGAAGGAAGACCCTTATCATGTAAGACTCCATGCTGGCAACACCAGCATCGGTAGCGCGTTCCATGAAAATGGGTGTCGACTTATCCGCGCAGCTGACATTTTACTCGGCCTCATAAAACCATGA
- the LOC135387504 gene encoding acetylcholinesterase-like isoform X2, which produces MTRKAILYCIFCVAIAVATDITLCTTSGRISGAVEPTWGIPIARFLGIPYAKPPLGSLRYRPPEPATPWQGILETKEFRAACAQANGSYPPDIPWLVDKRIVSEDCLFLNIWVPQTRTKTKSILIWIHGGGFRTGTPSTELYNGKLLAAVGDIMVVSVAYRLGSLGFLHTGEDSSPGNYGLLDQELAIHWIRNNAEVFGGDRSSITLYGESAGSAAVGLHLLATRNAGIVRRAIMASWSPYGLIPPQNEIGRQLATTLANAVGCELDGDDWIKVVSCLRYLPLSFLETLRDPKLIPIDALLIGVNAQEGSTLLYNKDPERFNMNNEPEGLTYSEALALLACPYYPCLPKALQNATTGNFKANVQHGEGILQSLINAVGDLITCPTEFFAEAYAKLNCPVYFYVFDHRSVKSRLPPWMGTAHFTELQYTFGMPFRFPERYTDLDREQSMLMMNLFTHFINTGRPILPDGSEWPTYTKEDPYHVRLHAGNTSIGSAFHENGCRLIRAADILLGLIKP; this is translated from the exons ATGACTCGCAAAGCTATTCTGTACTGCATTTTTTGTGTGGCCATAGCGGTTGCAACAGACATCACTCTATGCACAACCAGTGGTCGGATTTCTGGAGCCGTTGAACCGACATGGGGCATACCGATCGCCCGCTTCCTCGGCATTCCGTACGCCAAACCTCCCTTAGGTTCACTTCGGTATCGACCGCCTGAACCAGCTACACCGTGGCAAGGAATTCTAGAAACGAAAGAATTTCGTGCTGCTTGCGCTCAAGCCAACGGATCCTATCCGCCTGACATTCCCTGGCTTGTTGACAAGAGAATTGTGAGTGAAGATTGCTTGTTTCTCAACATCTGGGTCCCACAGACGCGCACCAAGACGAAATCAATTTTGATATGGATCCACGGCGGTGGCTTCCGTACTGGTACGCCATCGACGGAGCTGTACAACGGAAAGCTGTTGGCAGCTGTGGGAGACATTATGGTAGTAAGCGTGGCGTATCGTCTTGGCAGTTTGGGTTTTCTCCACACTGGGGAGGACAGTTCACCCGGAAATTACGGCCTGTTAGACCAGGAGCTAGCTATTCACTGGATACGGAACAATGCAGAAGTATTTGGAGGTGACAGGTCTTCAATAACCTTATACGGCGAAAGCGCGGGCTCTGCCGCCGTAGGTCTTCATCTTCTGGCGACACGAAATGCAGGAATTGTACGTCGTGCCATTATGGCGAGCTGGAGTCCTTACGGGCTAATACCACCACAGAACGAAATTGGACGCCAGTTGGCCACAACGCTGGCGAACGCCGTCGGATGCGAGCTGGACGGGGACGACTGGATCAAGGTCGTGTCATGCCTACG CTACTTACCACTGTCATTTCTGGAAACACTTCGGGACCCGAAGCTCATCCCTATTGATGCCTTGCTGATCGGCGTAAATGCACAGGAAGGAAGCACACTCCTCTACAACAAAGACCCGGAACGTTTCAACATGAACAATGAACCTGAAGGATTGACCTACTCTGAGGCTCTCGCGTTGCTTGCTTGCCCCTACTATCCTTGCTTGCCAAAAGCTTTGCAAAATGCCACGACCGGCAATTTTAAGGCTAACGTCCAGCACGGAGAAGGAATCCTTCAGTCGCTGATAAACGCTGTTGGCGACCTAATTACGTGCCCAACAGAGTTTTTTGCGGAAGCATACGCAAAACTAAACTGCCCAGTCTACTTCTATGTGTTCGACCACCGGTCAGTGAAAAGTCGCTTGCCTCCGTGGATGGGCACAGCGCACTTCACCGAGCTCCAGTACACCTTCGGTATGCCGTTTCGGTTTCCAGAGCGCTACACAGATCTCGATCGGGAGCAGAGTATGCTAATGATGAATCTTTTCACGCACTTCATCAACACAGG AAGGCCGATCTTACCAGATGGCTCCGAATGGCCCACTTACACGAAGGAAGACCCTTATCATGTAAGACTCCATGCTGGCAACACCAGCATCGGTAGCGCGTTCCATGAAAATGGGTGTCGACTTATCCGCGCAGCTGACATTTTACTCGGCCTCATAAAACCATGA
- the LOC135389759 gene encoding acetylcholinesterase-like, translating into MPQVTQAVAADITVCTTSGRISGAVEPTWGIPIARFLGIPYAKPPLGPLRYRPPEPATPWQGVLETKEFRAACAQANGSFPPGAPWLVDKRIVSEDCLFLNIWAPRTRTKRKSIVIWIHGGGFRTGTPSTELYDGKLLAAVGDIIVVSVAYRLGSLGFLHTGEDSSPGNYGLLDQELAIHWIRYNAEVFGGDRSSITLYGESAGSAAVGLHLLATRNAGIVRRAIMASWSPYGLIPPQDEIGRQLATTLAKAVGCEVDGDDWIKVVSCLRSASIEAILRAEDTQYPQDSVTFTPSYGHSYLPLSFQETLQDPNLVPIDALLIGLTAHEGSIFLYAKDPERFNMNNEPEGLTYSEALALLACPFYPRLPKALQNATTGIFKANVQHGEGILQSLMNAVGDLMVTCPTEFFAEAYAKLSCPVYFYVFDHRSVKSRLPPWMGTAHFTELEYTFGMPFRFPERYTELDREQSMLMMKLFTHFINTGRPILPDGSEWPTYTKEDPYHKSSAGITEVSQDIQPRLSSTSQTANLRSPGQTAVKNHTKKLMVCNTPHDMPTYMKLKVLQMTASERQKYNLLMREVHASVYQESSNNIKGTL; encoded by the exons ATGCCGCAGGTGACGCAAG CGGTTGCAGCAGACATCACTGTATGCACAACCAGTGGTCGGATTTCTGGAGCCGTTGAACCGACATGGGGCATACCGATCGCCCGCTTCCTCGGCATTCCGTACGCCAAACCTCCGTTAGGTCCACTTCGGTATCGACCGCCTGAACCAGCTACACCGTGGCAAGGAGTTCTAGAAACTAAAGAGTTTCGTGCTGCATGCGCTCAAGCCAACGGATCCTTTCCGCCAGGCGCTCCCTGGCTTGTAGACAAGAGAATCGTGAGTGAAGATTGCTTGTTTCTGAACATCTGGGCCCCACGGACGCGCACCAAGAGGAAATCAATTGTGATATGGATCCACGGCGGTGGCTTCCGTACTGGTACGCCATCGACGGAGCTGTACGACGGAAAGTTGTTGGCAGCTGTCGGAGACATTATAGTAGTAAGCGTGGCGTATCGTCTTGGCAGTTTGGGTTTTCTCCACACTGGGGAGGACAGTTCACCCGGAAATTATGGCCTGTTAGACCAGGAGCTAGCTATTCACTGGATACGGTACAATGCAGAAGTATTTGGAGGTGACAGGTCTTCAATAACCTTATACGGCGAAAGCGCAGGCTCTGCCGCCGTAGGTCTTCATCTTCTGGCGACACGAAATGCAGGGATTGTACGTCGTGCCATTATGGCAAGCTGGAGTCCTTACGGGCTAATACCACCACAGGACGAAATTGGACGCCAGTTGGCCACAACGCTGGCGAAAGCCGTCGGATGCGAGGTGGACGGGGACGATTGGATCAAGGTCGTGTCATGCTTACGGTCAGCTTCAATTGAAGCCATTTTACGAGCAGAAGACACACAATACCCTCAAGATTCCGTTACTTTCACGCCGTCGTACGGCCACAGCTACCTACCACTTTCATTTCAGGAAACACTTCAGGACCCCAATCTTGTACCTATTGATGCCTTATTGATCGGCTTAACTGCACATGAAGGGAGCATATTCCTGTACGCCAAAGACCCGGAACGTTTCAACATGAACAATGAACCTGAAGGATTGACCTACTCTGAGGCACTCGCGTTGCTTGCCTGCCCCTTCTATCCTCGCTTGCCAAAAGCTTTGCAAAATGCCACCACCGGCATTTTTAAGGCTAACGTCCAGCACGGAGAAGGAATCCTTCAGTCGCTGATGAACGCTGTTGGTGACCTCATGGTTACGTGTCCAACAGAGTTTTTTGCGGAAGCATACGCAAAACTAAGCTGCCCAGTCTACTTCTATGTGTTCGACCACCGGTCAGTGAAAAGTCGCTTGCCTCCGTGGATGGGCACAGCGCACTTCACCGAGCTCGAATACACCTTCGGTATGCCGTTTCGGTTTCCAGAGCGCTACACAGAGCTGGATCGGGAGCAGAGTATGCTAATGATGAAGCTTTTCACGCACTTCATCAACACAGG AAGGCCGATCTTACCAGATGGCTCCGAATGGCCCACTTACACCAAGGAAGACCCTTATCAT AAGTCCTCAGCCGGCATTACAGAGGTATCTCAGGACATTCAGCCGAGACTCAGCTCTACCTCTCAGACTGCGAACCTCCGCTCTCCAGGACAGACAGCGGTCAAGAACCACACTAAGAAACTTATGGTGTGTAACACGCCGCACGACATGCCCACTTATATGAAGCTGaaagttcttcaaatgacggcgAGTGAACGGCAAAAATACAATCTTCTCATGAGAGAGGTCCATGCCTCTGTTTACCAGGAAAGCAGCAACAACATCAAGGGCACACTGTAA
- the LOC135389757 gene encoding acetylcholinesterase-like, protein MTCKYILYFIFCVATVVATDITVCTTGGRIRGAVERTRGIPIARFLGIPYAKPPLGSLRYRPPEPASPWQGVLETKEFRAACAQANGSFPPDTPWLVDKRIVSEDCLFLNIWAPQTRTKRKSIVIWIHGGGFRTGTPSTELYDGKLLAAVGDIVVASVAYRLGSLGFLHTGEDSSPGNYGLLDQELAIHWIRDNAEVFGGDRSSITLYGESVGSAAVGLHLLATRNAGIVRRAIMASLSPYGIIPPQNEIGRELATTLAKAVGCEVDGNDWIRVVSCLRSVSIEAILRAEDTQYPQDSVTFTPSYGHSYLPLSFQETLRDPKLIPIDALLIGVTAHEASIFLYAKDPERFNMKNEPEGLTYTAALAFLACPFYPRLPKALQNATTGIFKANVQQGEGILQSLINAVGDLMVTCPTEFFAEAYARLNYPVYFYVFDHRSVKSRFPPWMGATHFTELQYTFGMPFRFPERYTDLDREQSMLMMKLFTDFINTGRPILPDGSEWPSYTKEDPYHLASAVVVMLSEDKEDMDNRCHQARMSGNKRSSYKNLGQLLLEDPAVVDRARPTSDN, encoded by the exons ATGACTTGCAAATATATTCTGTACTTCATTTTTTGTGTGGCCACAGTGGTTGCAACAGACATCACAGTATGCACAACCGGTGGTCGGATTCGTGGTGCCGTTGAACGGACACGAGGCATACCCATCGCCCGCTTCCTCGGCATTCCGTACGCAAAACCTCCGTTAGGTTCACTTCGGTATCGACCGCCGGAACCAGCTTCACCATGGCAAGGAGTTCTAGAAACTAAAGAGTTTCGTGCTGCATGCGCTCAAGCCAACGGATCCTTTCCGCCTGACACTCCCTGGCTTGTAGACAAGAGAATCGTGAGTGAAGATTGCTTGTTTCTCAACATCTGGGCCCCACAGACGCGCACCAAGAGGAAATCAATTGTGATATGGATCCACGGCGGCGGCTTCCGAACTGGTACGCCATCGACGGAGCTGTACGACGGAAAACTGCTGGCAGCTGTCGGAGACATTGTAGTAGCAAGCGTGGCATATCGTCTAGGAAGTCTGGGTTTTCTCCACACTGGAGAGGACAGTTCACCCGGAAATTACGGTCTGTTAGACCAGGAGCTAGCTATTCATTGGATACGGGACAATGCAGAAGTGTTTGGAGGTGACAGGTCTTCAATAACACTATACGGCGAAAGCGTAGGCTCCGCCGCCGTAGGTCTTCATCTTCTGGCGACACGAAATGCAGGGATTGTACGTCGTGCCATTATGGCGAGCTTGAGTCCTTACGGGATAATACCACCACAGAACGAAATTGGGCGCGAGTTGGCCACGACGCTGGCGAAAGCCGTCGGATGTGAGGTAGACGGGAACGATTGGATCAGGGTCGTGTCATGTCTACGGTCAGTTTCAATTGAAGCCATTTTACGAGCAGAAGACACACAATACCCTCAAGATTCCGTTACTTTCACGCCGTCGTACGGCCACAGCTACCTACCACTGTCATTTCAGGAAACACTTCGGGACCCGAAGCTCATCCCTATTGATGCCTTGCTGATCGGCGTAACTGCACATGAAGCAAGCATATTCCTGTACGCCAAAGACCCGGAACGTTTCAACATGAAGAATGAACCTGAAGGATTGACCTACACTGCGGCTCTTGCGTTTCTTGCCTGCCCCTTCTATCCTCGCTTGCCAAAAGCTTTGCAAAATGCCACCACCGGCATTTTTAAGGCTAACGTCCAGCAGGGAGAAGGAATCCTTCAGTCGCTGATAAACGCCGTTGGTGACCTTATGGTTACGTGTCCAACAGAGTTTTTTGCGGAAGCATACGCAAGACTAAACTACCCGGTCTACTTCTATGTGTTCGACCATCGGTCAGTGAAAAGTCGCTTTCCTCCGTGGATGGGCGCAACGCACTTTACCGAGCTCCAGTACACCTTCGGTATGCCGTTTCGGTTTCCAGAGCGCTACACAGATCTGGATCGGGAGCAGAGCATGCTAATGATGAAACTTTTCACAGACTTCATCAACACAGG AAGGCCGATCTTACCAGATGGCTCCGAATGGCCCAGTTACACGAAGGAAGACCCTTATCAT CTTGCGAGCGCGGTTGTAGTAATGCTGTCAGAAGATAAGGAAGACATGGATAACCGCTGTCACCAAGCAAGAATGTCAGGTAACAAACGATCCTCGTACAAGAACTTGGGACAGCTGTTGCTCGAAGATCCTGCTGTCGTGGACAGAGCCAGGCCAACTAGcgacaactaa